The Paraburkholderia largidicola DNA segment GACAACGACGTGATCCGCGGGCGCACGCTCGATATCGATCAGAAGTTTCTGCCCGACGGTCTGTCTCAGGTATATCGGCTGCCGTTTCTGAACGACGCCGAACGTCGCTTCTATTCGCAGGTTCAGGGTCGCACGTACGCGAACATGTTCAAGCTCGTAGAACGCTTCATCGGTGCAAAGATGCTCGAGCTAGGACGCGATCACGCGCTCGGCGACCAGATCGCGCTCGAAGCCGTCGTGCGTCTCACTGACGAAGAACTGAAGCACCAGGAACTGTTCCGCCGTATCGAGTTGCTTGCGGGCGCGGACATGCCCGCGGGTTATCGCTTCCTGCCCGATGCCGACGACATCGCCATGTTCGTGCTGGGCAAATCGACGTGGGGCATTCTCGCGCTGACGTGCTTCATCGAAATCTTCTCGCAGGTGCACTACCGTCAGAGCATCGAAGCAGACGACACGCTTTCCCCGCTGTTCAAGGACGTGTTCATGTACCACTGGAAGGAAGAGTCGCAGCACGCGATCATCGACGAACTCGAATGGATGCGCGAGGACGCGAAGCTCGACAAGCCCGCGCGCGATGCCGCCGTCGACGATCTGATCGCGCTGGTGGCGGGCGTCGACAACGTGGTGCAGATGCAGGCGAAGGAAGATGCCATGTACTTCTGCCAGCATATGGGCCGCACGCTGCTGCATGCCGAATTCGCGGAGGTGCAGGCAGCGATGCTCGACGCGTACCGCTGGCAATACATCGTCTCCGGTGTCGAAGAGCAGCGTTTCCGCTCGCTGCTCCAGAGCGTGATCGACGAGGAACAGGGACAGCGCATTTTCACCGCGCTCACGCCGATCATGAAACCGACGCTGGATCGGCAGACGTTGCCGCTGGTCTGAGCGATATTCACTGCACTACGCGTGACACGCAACGGCGGGCGCCTCAGGGCGCCCGCCGTTTTTCATCTGATGCTCTTGTGACGCCGAAGCCGATTTTCCCGCCCCCGCCGATATGCGACACTACGCACGCACACCCGTTGCAAGCAGAACCAACGCACCGTTAGCGCAGAGGGCGTATGAAGGTTCCGTACCGATACCTGTCCGCGATGGTCATCAATGTCGCGCTGCCGTGGCTCGCGTACCGGCTTGCGCTGCCGCATTGGGGCACGACGGGCGCGCTCGCCGCATCGGCCGCGCCCCTGTTCGCGTGGATGGCATGGGACCTGTATCACTCGCGGCATTTCGATGCATTGAGCGCGCTCGTGCTGGCGGGCATCCTGCCGCTGCTCGCGTGGGCGCTGATCGACCGGGGCGAGCACCGGCGCGCGCTCGAAGACCCGATGGTGTCGGGTGTCATCGGCGTCACGTTTCTGCTGTCGCTGCTGCTGCGCAAGCCGATGGTCTACTACCTCGCGCGTTCGACGGTGTCGCGTGAATCGCTTGAAGACGTCGAGCAGTTCGAGCGCCACTATCGCGAGCGCCCCGCGCTCGTCGCGCAGATCCGCCGGATGACGGTGGTCTGGGGCATTGGTCTGACGGCCGAAAATGCCGCGCGTTACTGGGTCGTGACGAACCTGAGCGACGCGCAACTGGCATTGCATATTTCGACGGCGCTGCGCTGGGGCGTCTATGGCTCGCTGTCGCTATGGACCCTCTGGACGCGGCGCCGCCTCAAACGGATAGACGCTGAGAGAAAAATGGAGTCTGCATGAAAGAGCCGCTGTTGATCGTCGATGCACGCTTGCCCGATGGCACGTGCGTCGACGTGTCGATCGTCAATGGCCGCATCGATGCGATCGGCCCTGATTTACGGGTCGAAAACGAGGTTGCGCACGAAAACGCGAACGGCGCCCTGCTGTTGCCCGGCTTCGTCGAAGGCCACACGCATCTCGACAAGACGATGTGGGGCATGCCCTGGTATCGCAACGAAGTGGGGCCTAAGCTCACCGATCGCATCGAAAACGAGCGCCGCTTTCGCGCGCAAAGCGGACACGACGCGGCGGCTGCATCGCTCGCGCTGGCCCGCGCTTTTCTGCAAGCCGGTACGACGCGCTTGCGCACGCATGTCGATA contains these protein-coding regions:
- a CDS encoding VC0807 family protein, which encodes MKVPYRYLSAMVINVALPWLAYRLALPHWGTTGALAASAAPLFAWMAWDLYHSRHFDALSALVLAGILPLLAWALIDRGEHRRALEDPMVSGVIGVTFLLSLLLRKPMVYYLARSTVSRESLEDVEQFERHYRERPALVAQIRRMTVVWGIGLTAENAARYWVVTNLSDAQLALHISTALRWGVYGSLSLWTLWTRRRLKRIDAERKMESA